Sequence from the Cervus canadensis isolate Bull #8, Minnesota chromosome 3, ASM1932006v1, whole genome shotgun sequence genome:
TCTTGGACGATTCATTTCTTTAGTTCTGTTCTGAGTCCAGCTGGTTGAGTCGCTTTACGATGATGCTGTTGATTTTCTTAAGATCATCTATGTCCTTTCCTTCAGCTGCTAGTCGTCTTGACACATCTTCCATCTTGTTGCCGGTTTgaacttaaaagtgaaaaatagacaGCGTTATGCTGGTTTCCAGAGTGTTCCATCGTGACTCATCAGAGCCCATGGGGGTGCTCAGCTGGAAGCTGAGATGCCCTCTCGGCAAATCCTCTGCTCCAATGGCCCATGCAGCCTAGAGGCCCAGGAGAGAAACTGCTGAAGTTTTTCTATGAAGTGAATTATTTTTACAACCCTTTTGTGCCAGACTTGACTACCTTTGGCAGCTCTGCTCAGATTTTGGCTGAGAAAGACACTGCGTGAACAACCACAGGAAAACTGCCAGTGTCTGAttatccccggagaagggattgTTATGTTATCTCATTCTGAGACCCGTTCTCAGCAAAGGCTTTTCACTCATCATTTGGGAGGTGAGATATTTTGGGTTCCAACACATAGGTCTCCTGGTTCTAAATTACTAGTCCATAATGAATGTATAATAATAATTCTCCCCAGCCATTTTGAGAGCAGAGAGaccatatttacaaaataaatagaacCCCTGGGTATTGAGTAAGCCAGGAAGTGGAACACTCTGAGGCCTACTTGGCAGTTAAAATTTCCAAGAAAGGCAGCACAAAATCAGTATTTAATACATGGACTCTGTATCATTTCCATTTCAGGCAAGTGTTTTCCAAGATAGCTTTCAGGAACTAATGAAGGTGGTGACATACCACTGAGTGACCCAAAAACTACTGTGGGAAGATGTCAGAACTTCACCTTCCGGCCTCGGGACAAACTGCTGCCCAGAAGCTGCCTCCCCTTTGTGTCTGAAAATTACGTTTGGATGAACTGTGGTCTAGAACATGAGTGTGTTGGTGCAGAGCCAGACAGAAGAAACACCACTCGCTGCTGGAGAAAAGTGTGAAACAAGTAAATCCACAGCATGCGAcatcctttcctctctctggaaCCTTCTACATGAGTCAAACACAAAAGGAAGTAGCAGGCATGTTGGACTAAGTCTGTTCCACAGTATATTACCTCCAAATTAAattccaaaagagaaaaaggattcTACATGCAAAAACATTAGAGAAAAATCACATACTGACTTGCACATTGGAAAttcacaaaaagtaaaataaaataccttgAGTATTACCAACCTAGCAATTCTCAAACTCACTAGACCATGGAACCCTTTCTTAAATGAAGGCAATACTTAATCACATCCCACACACCTAGTATCTAACATTGCTTGGCCCCTGTAAACCTACAGAAGCAGGTAAGCATCCTGGGTAATCTACCCTTGCTGGCCGGTATTCCTCTTCAGAACAGCGATTGTGACAAAAACACAAGGCCCAGTAGTTTAATCAATGTAATCAGTGTAAAATAGCCTATTTCTGTCGCATAAAAATGCCAGATATAAGTTCTTACACTTCagttaaaatgatacaaatctgCACCAAATCCCAGTGAGAGCAGAAAGTTTCCCTTTTCAAAGATGAGCACAGGCCAAGTTCATCTACCGAGGCCTGTGCCAACAGGGcatccctgttggctcagatggtaaagaatccacctgcaatgcgggagacctgggtttgatctctgggttggggagatcccctggaggagggcatggtaacccactccagtgttcttgcctgaagaatccccatggacagaggagcctggcaggctacagtccatggggtcgcagagtcagacacaactgagtgactaagcatgcaagcATATGTCAACTCTGGTCTTAGGTTGGGCTAAAGTTTATCTGCTAACCACCGGAAGCCTCTTATTGTTACTGCAAAAGGCAGTGGAGTGCCAGGAGTTCTGGAGGCAGATGGGCCAGAGTATGAATCCCAGTCCTGCCTCGGATTAGCTAAACAAACAGGGAGAGTTAAACTCTCTGGGCTTTCACCTTTCAtcagtaaaatagaaatattagacACTACCCTGAAGGGTAAAGATTTAAGATAATGAATTTAATGCATCTGGCACAGAGCAATTGTCCAATAAAAAGACATTCTTCTTTATTCAcatcttctttctgtttcttgataTGACTTTGCCCTCAATATAAAACCCTAGaagcaaacataaaataaatcctATTCATAAAAGAGGGTATAAGATGGTAATAAAGAACATGGCATTTGATGTCAGGCAGGGGTGTCTCTGAGCCCTGATTAGGCACCCTTGTCTGTGGACCTTCAGCACAGTAATTAATCTCTCTAAGCTTTAGTTTCAGTATTGATAAAACCAGAATAACAACAGGTCCCACACAATAGAATTGTTATGAGGTAGTGAGCAGATATGAATGTTTACCATGGTGCCTGAAAGAGAGTGAGAACCCAAtacatcatatttttaattatcattacCCTTAGTCTTTTCCCACAAAAGAAAGCAGTCCCTCTGGGCTGCTTCCCTGTAGAGATGACAAACCTAAAATTTCCCAGTAGTTTAACTCAGTCATTTCCCCAGACACTGAGGCAGGATGATATTTGCAGCATCCACTTTTGTGGTGTAACATTTCTGAAGAGTAATCCACACCCTCTTTCCTGCCCATCCTCCATAGAATAATCAGATCCAAGGGCACCGTTACTGTCAGGAGAGTTCACACTGTAGCTTCTAAGTGCAAAAGGGCATTAGCAGGGTGACAGAGAAGCAATTAAATTACATCACCCCTTCACGCCAGCTCTGAAACCTAGACCAGAGATAGAGCTTTAAGCTGGATGGGAGATGAAGTTTtggggaggaaaagggaaaaggttAGAAGCTGTGAGAGTCAcgccctctgcccacctcccatCACCACCACTGCTACCTCCACTAATCCTGAGTGAACTTGAATTAGAGGCATTTCAAACACATGGAATCCACTTCTCATTTAGGCTTTGTGAAGGCTACAAGGCCTGCAGGGCAGAAGAAATGATTGTGGTGGATGCAGGCAAACGGGTATCAAGGAGGCCTCCCTCTTCTCAGGCTCTTCCACTCTTCGTGGGTGTGGGAGAGAACTGAAGTGACTCCAGACGGTGGTCTACGGGGACTGCTCAGAGAGAACACGGGGGGCTCCCCTGAAGGGGCAACACGCACAAGGAGAGCGCAGCATTGAGTGGACAGCACCCCGCCCCAACCTGAGGCGGAGAAGCGTGGCACTGAGGCTCCGGGGATCTCCTGGCTGAGGAGCCGTGTGGGAAAGCGTGGGCCGCCGCTCAAGGGCGGACGTGCGGGGCCGGGACGAGGGCAGGCGGGACACCAGCCCAGACAGGGTCATGCAATAGACAAGCGATCGCCTCacatcccagccctgcctctgggcCCTTGCAAAGCCCAGCTGGTGCTTCTAACCGATTTCAGGGAAGTGAGGAAAACTGGGAGGGTGATTGAAAGTTACAGGCCGAATTCACGGAGAAACTGTGTGTTGGATTAAGAAAACCCAGAATTAACTAGGATAAGCTGCCTACCATTAGCAGCTAGGGACTCTGGGTGAGAAATTAAAGTGGTACAGAAACAACACCCAAGTGTGTGAACTTCTGGCATGGAGGGTTTCTGTGTGCCCCAGTAACCCCCCCAGAGCAGCAGGGTGCCGTCTCGTCCTTCAGCGGCCGTACTGGGTGCAGGAAGCACCGCCTCCTTACGGAAGCAAAGCTGAACTAGCTGTCAAGTAAGGGCAAAGCAGTGATGAAGAGTGTCAATGGTACCTACCTATCAGAAATATCACAAAGGAAACCAGTGCCAGGCTGATGATCAGCACGATGATCAGCCCCACCAAAAACAGACTGTGGCTTCCATTTCCTGAATCAGTGCTGACGTCCTGGAGTTTCTCCTCTAGAGCTGATGtgaaacaaataacaacaacaacaaaaaaaaggactCCTCAGCATACAGGCTGTCAGTGAACCGAACAGTCCCCCAGAGTTAGAGATGTAAGatgatacaacattgtaaatcaactatactccaataaaatttaaaaaagaaaaaaaaagatgtgagtAAGGGATACACCCGTTTCCCTCTGATCTCTCTGAAAAGAGACGTACACTTTAGAAATGTCTTTGCACTAGTGCTCTTTGAGAAATTTTCACCTTCTTTTACATTagtatattcaaagaaaaagCCTGGTCAAGCTGTCTCTATAACCCCTGTTTGGAAAATTCTTTGACGATCATGTTAACACTGGTGTAGCCGGACATGGAACTTTCTTTtgcacggggtgggggtggggtggtgtaaAAAGTTAAGGATTTGGAGTGACAGAGGCTCTATTGCCCTTTTCCCCAAAGCGACCCAGGAATACAACACAGCTGGCTGTGGGCCACTTACTCTGACTGAAAGTCTGAGCATTCTGAGATATCTCCCAGAAAACTTTATTTCCTATAAAAATAACCAGTTATTCCTACATCTCTTTACACAACAACATCAAAATGAGCCTGATGTACTTGGTTTCTTAAAGTTGTTTTCAGGATGGACATGCTCTGAAAGCAAGATTCTCTTAAACGCTTTGCTGTTGAACTGAGAATGCAACTATGCTTGGCTCACCCAAACCATGAACTGTCCGCATTTGGTCGCTGCTTTGTAAGGCCTCTTTGCTTAATAACATccaaattaaattgaaaaataaatatagaaacttGGGATCATGGAGATCCTTGAATTACCTTCTGTATTTTCTCCTACTATGTATCAGTCCCACCCCTCTACTGCTTGATTACGGAGAGAGAGGGGGCAGAGGTCCCATGCTTTATAAAGATATCCTGCCTCACACCCTCCACAGCCTTTCCTTCCTAATCACAGCCAAGGCATAAGCTGGCACTCAAACACCAACCTTTATTAAGACCAACTGTAGTAAAAACCGGTGAAATTCTGAAtgagtgaaagagaaaaacaagcattcAAAAAGGATACAGAAGATAAATAACAGACATGAAACTGGGACAGTACGAGTTTCGAGTACATGTGAAACATCAAGTGGACATTTATCCCTGAGTTGGCAGGTCAGCATTTAAACTAGAAAAGATGGGGCTCAAATAACCTGATAGAACTCATTTATAATATTTAGGGGACAAGATACACAAGTAGCATTTAGTATTTAGCgtgtttttgttttccccctcttctttctAATGTGTTCATTGAGGagatttgtaaatttaaaaagatgaagatGACTTCTCTGCCCAACAGAACATGAATGATCTTTGTTATACTAGATAAATGTGTGGAACATTTTCTCAGCAATCTGCTATGAAGTCAGACCTGTCTAGGAAAGTGGGCACACTCAGTAACCTGGCTGTGGTCACCAGAAGACACAGAAGCAGCCAAGAGGCATGAATTAGCCTCTTGGAGGCCATCTCGCAGCATCCACTCCTTTCCAGGGAGAGAAACTCCACAGGAAACTTCTCAGAACTTTTGAAGATAAGAGTTTGAATCCTGCTTAAGGTCCAGGAAAGCCCATAGCCTGGCAGGTATTCAGAGAGCAAAAGCAAACATTGCCTAATACTAAACAGCAACTCTAatgcccaccccgccccaccacaCCCACAGGCCCAGCTCAGCGCTGGCTATTTTTAGGTGACCTAGAAGCCAGGACTGGCCGCCAAGCCTGGGAGGGCACACGTACGGAACAGCTGCTGTGATCCGGCAGGACAGAGGTTTAGTTTGTTCAGATCATTTATGGAATCCACAACATAAAGCTTTCTATCTTCAGGAATGTTGCGAGAGCCGCTGTCCTGGGAAGAACGTTTCATTGTCCCTGGAAGAAAACACTGCTGTTAAGCCAGacaggctgggctggggagctGGCCTTCACATCACAGCCCACAGGAAGCTGGGCCGGCACGTAAAGACCCACCCACACATATGACTGCCAGATGAAGGGCTAGGAAAGCTAGCTTTTCCTTTGGGGGATGACACTCTAACTCTTCTTTCTGCTTTGCTTACCAGGGAGCTCAGAGTCAAGTGCGTGGCACAATTTTAATGCTCTCAGACCCTGCTTATCAGAACATGCCCCTTCCTCCTGCTCAGATTTCTCAATTTTGTCTATATTTCCCCtgggtctctctcttttttttaattttgtagttgatttttaaatatttcatattctggTGAGACTTCTCAAATCCTTTGTACAAGATGACTATgtttaaacacacaaaaagataaaattatgccAAGCAAGCCTGTGGTCATAAAGATtctaagagaagaagaaaatattgtgAACTATTCTAATAGAATAGGCTTATAATACAAAACTATACTTCTTATATTCCCCTTCAATAGGCTAGAAGTTCATATCTTAAATATATCCTTTAGTCATTACAGACTGGCTCTGAGACCTCAGGACAAAATCTTAGCAAACTGAGATGATACAGAGAGAAATGTTTCAGCTGTTGGAGGCTAAACTTCAGGACCTCTGAGGTTTCCTCCCCCGAGCTCCTTTAGATTTTGGCCACTTACGTAGTTAATTCTGAAATTGtggtttacatttaaggtaatattCTCTAATGACAGCATAAGTTCAAGCTATGCTGAAAAAATCAGAACAGATTGAAAAGTTCTCTTTTTAAGTTGTCTCTCTAGCACAACAGAAAACTTGTGGcattttaaatacatgaaaagaaggTGATAGGAAGACAAATTCCAATTGCTATCAAAGCTTTCTCTTTCACAGTCATCTCTTTTCATGAGTCTAATAGTGATGTGTGATTTTTTGATTGAGAAAGGATTTTAGACATGCTCTCATTTAAGCCCCTTTTCATTccacaaatgaggaagctgaagctcagaaggTAaatgcccaagatcacacattAGCTAGGTGCAGAGCCGGAAGCAGGCCTCTTACTTCTGAGATCACTGCCCCTTCCCTGTGTGACCTTTCTTCTCCATCACCTTCCCTAATCCTTTGTGAAGACTCAGCTCAAACCTCACCTCCAACCTGTCTTTCCTTTGTGCCCTTGCTGGATGCTATACTTTCTTCCATCATAACATCTGTACTATTTCATCACATTTATTTGCTTACTTCTTTGATTTCCTCAACTGACTGAACACTCTGTAGGGTAAGTACCCATTCTATTCTTCAAATGTCCAGTACCCAGTTTAGAAGccaatatctaaaatattttatctaggaTTTAAATCTCACTATTTCCAGAAGAATTTGAAGCTGTTAACAATAAGAACACTAACATAAAACTGAGGTTAAAAATCCTCATATCTATCTGAACTTTAGTAAAAAGCAATGTAATAAGCTTCATGCTTGCCTATATATGGCAACACTATTGACTTcctcttaacattttaaaaatttcctttaataCCCAGCTaccaaataaagagaaatatgatTAGAGTTAGGAGAAACCAAACTCAGAAATGGTAAATGGTAATCAATCATTTAATAAACAGATTAAACTGCATTCTAAAAACATTAAAACCCATCAATTTCCTAGCAATATCTAAAAACCTATTagtacttgtaaaaaaaaaaaaacatgccatCAGAACCCTAGCTAAGAAAAGCAGTGGGCTTGTAAAGTTATGGactagttaaaatttttttaaaaaagtctaaaaCTTAAAGGGCATTTCAgttattctgaaattttaattaacAAGAACAACTAGCTCCCTGAGTATTTTAGATAAGATACTACTGAAGCACTTTAGATATACTGAATTCCAAATATACTTCATGGAGCATTCTGAAGGGAATGACTCTgaccagaaatgaaaaaaagagcatATAGAGCAGCAGGGCCTAAGAGATCAATCAAATCTTATTCTTTCATAGATAAAACCAAACGTGTTGACTGATGCGTGGTTACAGATTTCTAAACTACTCTTTTAAAAgggttttatattttatcatcaCTTTACACTTTGCTATCCCAAACACCAATATTGGATGAGGCATAAAGGTTGTGTCACATCACAGGATCATCATTTAAACACAGCTTCTATTTTAGGCTTGGTAGCTGACACGTGCTTCATTTTTGGATCTGACTTGCCATCCTTGAGCCTTAGCTTCCCCTTTAGGAATGTAACTGCCATTGCTTAAATCTCATACTGAGGCTTAATCAGCATTTACAAAGTAGAAGACTAGCTAGAAAATCATAGCCACAAAAACTGACTTAAGAGCCATGTAGCTAATAAAATCTCCAAATCACTATCCTTGCTGTCAACTTAAGTAATTCAATGCAACATCAAATACAAAAGCACTAAGATAACAACTTAGAATGAAAAGTGCTCTGAAAGGAATAATCTTCATTTGGGTAAAGTCACAATGTAAATACTATAGATGCTATgtcaatgcatttttaaattaagtgcAACATGCAAATGGCAAATAAACAGCCAGTGAGAAAACCAAGTTGGGGGTTGTTTCGTGGCCGCTAAGAGTCAGCAAACAACCCTGAGTAAATGGATACAAGATCACATGGCCCTCAGACCGGGACCCACAGCTGTTTGACACCCAGTTGTTGCTATCTTTGGCATTTCCGTATGAAGGGCATCTGAGAACAACCAGTATGGCTGGAAAAGCCAGAGTGTTACTAAATTCTGCGCTTCTCTAACTTGACCCTCCTTCTTGACTGCGCTGTGCAAGTCTGCAAAGCCTCACCCGTTTCCCAGAACCTTTCTAATATTAATACCTCTAGCCCAAACATGtaagtaatttcattttttctccagTTTAGATCAATGCTAACAGAtggttcttttttgtcttttaagaatTCTTTAACTGCCTACTAATAAACATTCTGACCAATGTAATTGTCTATAAAGTTTGCTTTGCTCTTTACTTTTTCCCAAAGGTGCTTGGTATCATACCACAGAAATAACTCATATGGGTATTGCTTGCTACAAAATCAGAATTGTTATAATAGAGCTTAATTCAAATCTAATAGAAGCTTTATTGAGTGAGTCATGATAATTTGTTCTTTAATTCCATTTCAGAGGTAGTGCTTCTTCACATTcaggaagtaatttttaaaatcaagtctAAATCATTTCTAACACAAGTTAGAaaagcacacagcacatgcaaCAAAAGACATCCCAACCTCAAGAATCAGAATTCAGTCTGAGTAACAGCATGCAAATTACTTACAAAAAAGTGAGCTTTGCCTGCTGGGTTGCCAGGGGGGAAAAATATTCAGAAGCAACTATAAGACTTTCTAGAAATTCTGTAGCTCTTTGCCTTCCTTCAGCACACGGGTGCTCCTAGAAGGCCCATAAACCCCAGCATGAAACTGTTGGTCTATATCCAGTGTTAATTTGGCCAAGTAGTTAAGATcccaaatattgatttttttctataatgtctaaggtttaaataaatatattactgaaactatgctttaaaaagaaaaaaaaaaaaaaacactaccaTGCCTTGCTTTAATTGGTAACTGATGAGGTTCTTACTGGACGGAGATTTATGTCCTTATTTGGCTGATATTTTTAACCTGACGAAGCTCCTGCATTCTGCCACGGGAGCTCCCATGGATAAATACGGGGAAGCAGGCTGGAGCTGCCACTGACAGCTAACCACACAAGACTCCAGACCAATCAGAGTACGACAGTCAACAGGAAGAGAATGAGGTTGTGACAAGTCTAACCAGGAGGACAGCAGGTCAGCGGACTCCAGAGCTTCCAGCAGCTACAAAAGGGGATGGTGCGTGGGAGCTTACATGGCTACTGGCCCACTGTCCCCACTGCCGGTGGTGGAAGCACTTAATCTCATCAACTTTCCTTTTCAAAGGCTTTATTCTGTGAGTTTTTAACGCATCCTCCTTTCTCGGGAATGTCAGCCTCTGATGTGGTTCCCTCTCCCATGTATAGCAAAGAAGCTGTGGTGAGACAATCCCACAGGCCCACCGCCCCAGACTGACTGCCCGGGCAGGATACTAATGATTAAGTGGTAAACGGATATGTAACCCTTTATAATCCTACTCTCTATTGccatgactagacagacattaccttgccgacaaaggtccgtctaatcaaagctatctatggtttttccggcagtcatgtatggatgtgagagctgaaccataaagaaagctgagcaccaaacaattgatgcttttgaactgtggtattggagaagacgcttgagtcccttggactgcaaggagattaagccagtcaatcctaaagaaaatcagtcctgaatattcattggaaggactgacgctgaacctgaaactccaatactgtggccacttgatgcaaagaactgactcattggaaaagaccatgatgctgggaaagactgaaggcaggagaaggggatgacagaggatgaggtggttggatggcatcactgacttgatgtacATTagtctgagcaggctccaggagttggtgatgaacagggaagcctcgtgtgctgcaatccatggggtcgcaaagagttggacacaactgagcaactgaactaactgaactgagacagacaTTAACTCACCCTTGAGCACATCGATTAGAAAATGTTTGCTCTACAAAATTTCTTTTATATCTGTATTTAGTATGGACCTCACTCtcctttgggggaaaaagaaTGTCATCTTCTAAAATTCATGAAGAAAGACTGTTAACCAGTAACTGTTTTCTCCGAAGCACATAATGCATTAAAAGTTATGCaaaatttcttgaaaaaataagaatgtttGCTATTTTAATCATCATGTTCAGCTTTAATCTCCCAACTACCTGATCTGTTTTAAACCATctattcttcaaagaaaaaaaaacacctcatttTGAACACtatgtatttttctctctcctgtaaACCTAACCCTTGAAGTATTAGTCACCCCCTTTTGCCCTCAAGGACAAGGAAAGTGGAAATTAACAGTTCCTCACACCAAAGTCTGGATTCAACCATATTTTACATCAGAGAGGGGGATAAGGTTTTTTTAATGATGTGTGACCAGGTAGACTTCTGGAGAACCACTTAAGAGCAAAGCAAGACAACCTACTTCATTTTATCTGGTATGTATCTAAAAGGTGAGATCCTGAAGGGTTTTGAGTCACAAGAAGAAAACAGGTATTTTCATAAGAACTGATCAATTTGGGGATATTTTCAActatttcttactttttctttcaaatattatatCTCATTCCCAGGAAATTAAAGCATATACTATCAAAGACTTGAGTCAAAGATGCCAACTGATTCAAAATGAATGACTAAACCTCAAAGAAGTTACTAGGCAGGGACCATTTAAAATTCCTGTAAGCCAGCAAGGTTAACCAGTATCAAGGAATAAATTGGTCTATCATACACCATTTTACTGCTCTGAAGAAAACTCAAGCACTTTCACATTGAATCCCCAGTTATCCTGCCTAGCAGCTGCTCATCAATTTCATGAAAATTgatgtatatttaatataattttataattataatttaatcatgtgtttatatatgattaaatatacaatatttatattttaatatttaatatttatatatttaattttacacatttaatgtttatttatatttataaatacatatattatttatatataaatatatatttatatatatattaaatatatatataaattaaataaatatataatcataaattTAATGTATAATTAATACTTGCTTACTACTTCTTCCTCCCAAAATTCCAATAAAAAAGGCAGAATAAAAGTTATAGAGCCATAATAATAAACATAGGAGGTAACAATACTGAGCAAGATTTCAGCAAATGTATTGAATATAGGAAGGAGAGAGTGGTTGGTACGTACCTTAGCAGACAGTCACAGGACCATCACTGCTGAGTAAGTGATGGACCCTATAGAATTCAAGTAGGCTCAGGAACTGAAGGCAACAGTGAAGTAAGGAGCTAAATACAGGCAGGTAATTTCATGTTAGCTAAAAATATAATGCAACAGCAAGATTTAAAAGCTGTTACAATCTctcccaaaagaaaaagaagtaaggcCAGAGGCTCAATCCAGCAGCTCTACCATTTCATGGGAGTTCCAGCTCATAGACAATGTGCATGTGTCTACGTGGAGGATGGGAGGGTGGTGTCAAGAACTTAGTATTTCCCAGATCGCCAGTCTACCAAAACACAGTACCACACATTTTTACAGCAGAGACAGAGattcaaagaacaaaacaaaacaaatcacaaaGTAAAACTGCATCAGACATTGTTGCAACACTTTTAATTAGAGTAGAGCAATGCCTTCAAAATTCCGAGTTTGGTTTTCTACCTAGAATTTTATATACCAAGCCAAAGTACCTGTTAGACACGTAAAGTTTCAACATAATTGACCTCCCACACACTCATTCCCAGAAGTTTCACTCATTCCATTTTAACAGGGAAGtaatggctcagagggtaaagcatccgcctgtgatgcgggagacccaggttcaatccctgggtcaggaagatcccctggagaaagaaatggcaacccactccagtattcttgcctggagaatcccatggatggaggagcctggtgggccacggtccacaggatcgcaaagagttggacacgactgagtgacttaactttaaTCTCATCGTGAAGACATGGGATCCAGATGTGGAATCCAACTTGAGTGGAAAACAGATCCCAGCATGGAATCTCAGGCAACAGCTGTACACTCAGATGCGAGAAGGTAGTCTAGACTGAAACAAAGAATTCAATATTCTTTTGGGCATTGACTATGTGACAAAGAGACTAAAGAGGAGTTTTGCAGACTTACTGGGACTGTTCTGGAAGAGTTAAATGATGTGTGTATAAAACCAAGACAAGATGTCCTGAGAATGGTAATGTAAGCACAGGAAACCATCTGGTTcagaaatgaatagaaaatatgGTGACTATAATGTAAACAATGATgctgatttagaaaaaaaaaggggggtgggtAAAAAGGCAGAAATCCTTACCTATCAAATTGAGAAATAGCTGTATAAGCATTTTACTTAGCACTCTGAAACCAAAGTGCTAGGAAAAAACTAAAGGCTGAAATGAAACCCTGAGAAATGGGAAAGAAAGGAGCAGGGA
This genomic interval carries:
- the LSMEM1 gene encoding leucine-rich single-pass membrane protein 1 codes for the protein MKRSSQDSGSRNIPEDRKLYVVDSINDLNKLNLCPAGSQQLFPLEEKLQDVSTDSGNGSHSLFLVGLIIVLIISLALVSFVIFLIVQTGNKMEDVSRRLAAEGKDIDDLKKINSIIVKRLNQLDSEQN